Proteins from one Chloroflexota bacterium genomic window:
- the cimA gene encoding citramalate synthase, whose protein sequence is MTQIQLYDTTLRDGAQQGGISFSAEDKLKIARKLDELGVHFIEGGWPGSNPKDAEFFERARELCLSQAVLASFGSTRRPNSKASHDPNLNALVSAGTRVATLVGKSWDGQVIRVLETTLEENLAMITDSIDYLKSKGLRVFLDAEHFFDGYKSNPEYALQTIKAADRAGADCVVLCDTNGGSLPHEVASIVQAARREVACPLGIHAHNDGELAVANSLTAVLAGAVQVQGTINGYGERCGNANLCSIIPALERKMGVSCLGDERLRKLTEVSRFVSELANLRPFPRQPYVGTRAFAHKAGLHVSGMSKWEESYQHIDPELVGNRSDVLVSELSGVSNIVHKAKELGLLLSRGEEARRILEHVKLMESRGFQYEEAEASFELLVHRAQPDYVPPFELVDFMVVVESRRRPAASGGEILAEATVKVKVGGEVIHTASEGDGPVNALDMALRKALAWFYPGVARVKLVDYKVRILDESAGTESQVRVLIESGDGEHQWRTVGSSTNIIEASWLALADSLEYWLIQKAKGLPSVGTDL, encoded by the coding sequence TTGACTCAAATTCAGCTTTATGATACGACCCTGAGGGATGGGGCGCAGCAGGGCGGCATCTCCTTCTCTGCGGAGGACAAACTGAAGATTGCGCGGAAGCTGGACGAACTGGGGGTCCATTTCATTGAGGGTGGCTGGCCGGGCTCGAATCCCAAAGACGCAGAGTTCTTCGAGAGGGCCAGGGAGCTTTGCCTCTCCCAGGCAGTTCTGGCTTCGTTTGGCAGCACCAGGCGGCCGAACAGCAAAGCAAGCCATGACCCCAATCTTAATGCCCTGGTCAGCGCTGGAACCAGGGTGGCAACGCTGGTAGGCAAGAGCTGGGATGGTCAGGTGATCCGCGTCCTGGAGACGACGCTAGAGGAAAATCTGGCTATGATCACTGACTCGATAGATTACCTCAAGTCGAAGGGGTTGAGGGTCTTCCTTGACGCCGAGCACTTCTTTGATGGCTACAAATCGAATCCTGAATATGCATTGCAGACAATTAAGGCGGCTGACAGGGCGGGGGCAGATTGCGTTGTCCTCTGTGATACCAACGGTGGTTCGCTCCCTCATGAGGTAGCTTCGATAGTTCAAGCGGCGCGAAGGGAGGTAGCCTGCCCCCTCGGAATCCATGCCCACAACGATGGTGAGCTGGCGGTGGCGAATAGCCTGACGGCCGTGCTGGCCGGGGCCGTCCAGGTTCAGGGAACGATCAATGGCTATGGGGAACGCTGTGGCAACGCTAACCTCTGTTCCATTATCCCGGCTCTGGAGCGCAAGATGGGCGTGTCTTGTCTGGGTGATGAGAGACTGAGGAAACTGACCGAAGTCTCCCGCTTTGTAAGCGAGCTGGCCAATCTGCGGCCCTTTCCAAGGCAGCCCTATGTTGGGACAAGGGCCTTTGCCCACAAGGCCGGGCTCCATGTCTCGGGGATGAGCAAATGGGAGGAGAGCTATCAGCATATCGATCCCGAGCTAGTGGGCAACCGGAGTGATGTGCTGGTCTCGGAGCTCTCCGGCGTAAGCAATATCGTTCATAAGGCTAAGGAGCTGGGGTTGCTGCTTTCCCGTGGTGAAGAAGCGCGCCGTATTCTGGAGCATGTCAAGCTGATGGAAAGCCGCGGCTTTCAGTATGAGGAGGCCGAGGCCTCATTTGAATTGCTGGTGCATCGGGCCCAGCCGGATTATGTACCTCCCTTTGAGCTGGTCGATTTTATGGTGGTGGTGGAGAGCCGGCGGCGCCCTGCCGCCAGCGGTGGGGAGATACTGGCGGAAGCCACAGTCAAGGTAAAGGTAGGTGGGGAGGTGATCCACACGGCCTCCGAGGGGGATGGGCCGGTGAATGCCCTGGACATGGCGCTGCGCAAGGCACTTGCCTGGTTCTATCCCGGCGTAGCCAGGGTCAAGCTGGTGGACTACAAGGTTCGCATTCTTGATGAGAGCGCGGGCACCGAGTCCCAGGTGAGGGTGCTGATTGAATCCGGCGATGGTGAGCATCAGTGGAGAACAGTGGGCAGCTCCACCAATATCATCGAGGCGAGCTGGCTGGCGCTGGCTGACAGCCTGGAATACTGGCTGATCCAGAAGGCGAAGGGTCTCCCCTCAGTAGGGACAGACCTTTAG
- a CDS encoding integrase has protein sequence RGPELTLVGAIDDATGEVPYALFRFEEDTQGYFRMLEHIVAAHGIPLAIYRDRHSIFETAPRQKESLEEQLLGEREPTQFGRLLGELGITSMPSNSPQGRGRIERLWGTFQDRLVSELRLAGAQNKAQANQVMADFLPRYNHRFMVPASQPGSAYRPTPPGFIPEEVFCLKYQRTVGSDNVARFKCRRLQIQPGIDRASYARARITVHERFDGTLAVYYKGQLLPTTEAPPDSGQLRSNRPTSDVMVKGLLRSKGHKPGPHHPWRRSYKAFYDKG, from the coding sequence GCAGAGGCCCAGAGCTAACCCTGGTAGGTGCCATAGATGATGCCACGGGTGAGGTGCCCTATGCTCTCTTCAGGTTCGAAGAGGATACCCAGGGTTACTTCCGGATGCTGGAACACATAGTGGCCGCTCATGGTATACCCCTGGCCATTTACCGGGACCGCCACAGCATATTCGAGACAGCACCCAGGCAGAAGGAGTCCCTGGAGGAGCAACTGCTGGGCGAAAGGGAGCCGACACAGTTTGGCCGCCTGCTGGGCGAGTTGGGCATCACCTCCATGCCATCGAACTCACCGCAGGGCAGAGGGCGGATAGAGAGGCTGTGGGGCACCTTCCAGGACAGGCTGGTATCGGAACTCAGATTGGCCGGAGCACAGAACAAGGCTCAAGCCAACCAGGTAATGGCAGACTTCTTGCCGCGCTACAACCACCGCTTCATGGTACCAGCCAGTCAGCCTGGATCAGCCTATAGGCCAACCCCACCAGGCTTTATCCCCGAAGAGGTCTTCTGCCTCAAGTATCAACGCACCGTCGGCTCGGACAACGTGGCGCGCTTCAAATGCCGTCGCCTGCAAATCCAGCCGGGGATAGACAGAGCCAGCTACGCTCGAGCCAGGATAACGGTGCATGAGAGGTTTGATGGCACCTTAGCCGTGTACTACAAGGGACAGCTCTTGCCTACTACGGAGGCACCACCCGATAGCGGCCAACTGCGGTCCAACAGGCCAACATCTGACGTCATGGTCAAAGGCCTGCTCCGCAGTAAGGGACACAAGCCAGGTCCGCATCATCCATGGCGCAGATCTTACAAAGCCTTTTATGACAAGGGGTGA